A window of the Brassica napus cultivar Da-Ae chromosome C5, Da-Ae, whole genome shotgun sequence genome harbors these coding sequences:
- the LOC106386495 gene encoding uncharacterized protein At3g43530-like yields the protein MAGQGRGRKKSQQKKSTKRNSAPVEEQHVEELSTENDSDDLSTHGIESDNQGTDNQSASSQECQPLPPDELCFKNTEFTQTCKIQSKCYVTETVKFLKKARFKPELEWFENHPQFCHFFHMPDEPNLKLQGMWMLLLRTVPLHESEDTSWFAVNGVPIRYSMREHALISGLDCHDYPAKYKKIGSFAFVDMHFKSHKEITMLSVREKLLSMSACGDRLKMAVLYFLGTIIRARGRYNAPFDPFVLRIVNDVEVCKTFPWGRLTFEDALRSITHVMKHLKGKPKNNVNFPGFIIPLEILAFECMPALKARFREGVEGCMSKCLRMCKKRFQSNSMKGYPLEDLYDTLGEIKVIESVLVPTVDEEPLMARLMDGEPDYENEEGVSNLWSTWLTVKEKPIFWQELYELDVAAREFPQKKDKRKVHEEASSSNTSLEDVLKGFEERLMTSLSEVNGKVEKMNKRLGKIERCQVVLKKRCKRMKAMEKKLEKIEDCQYYLKKKAKKVEKEMKK from the exons ATGGCAGGCCAAGGTCGAGGGAGAAAAAAATCTCAGCAGAAAAAGTCCACAAAAAGAAACAGTGCTCCTGTAGAAGAGCAGCATGTAGAAGAACTTTCAACAGAGAATGATAGTGATGATCTGTCAACACACGGAATTGAGTCTGATAATCAGGGAACCGATAATCAGTCTGCATCATCTCAG GAGTGCCAACCACTGCCACCTGATGAGCTATGTTTCAAGAACACCGAGTTCACCCAGACGTGTAAGATACAGAGCAAGTGTTATGTGACCGAGACGGTGAAGTTTCTGAAGAAGGCTAGGTTTAAGCCTGAGCTCGAGTGGTTTGAAAACCACCCTCAGTTTTGCCATTTTTTCCACATGCCCGATGAACCAAACTTGAAGCTGCAGGGTATGTGGATGCTTCTACTGCGCACTGTTCCTTTACATGAGTCAGAGGACACATCTTGGTTTGCTGTTAATGGAGTGCCCATTCGGTATTCAATGAGAGAGCATGCTCTCATCTCGGGATTGGACTGCCATGACTACCCGGCTAAGTATAAGAAGATTGGAAGCTTTGCGTTTGTAGACATGCATTTCAAATCACATAAGGAGATCACTATGCTATCTGTGAGAGAGAAGTTGTTGAGTATGAGTGCGTGTGGGGATCGACTCAAAATGGCAGTGCTTTACTTCTTAGGCACGATTATCAGAGCGAGGGGAAGGTATAATGCCCCGTTCGACCCTTTCGTATTAAGAATCGTCAACGATGTGGAGGTTTGTAAAACCTTTCCTTGGGGTCGGTTGACGTTTGAAGATGCTCTCCGGTCCATCACTCACGTGATGAAGCATCTGAAAGGGAAACCTAAGAATAATGTCAACTTTCCCGGGTTCATAATTCCTTTGGAG ATCCTGGCATTTGAGTGTATGCCAGCTCTGAAAGCACGATTTAGAGAAGGTGTAGAAGGCTGTATGAGTAAGTGTCTGAGGATGTGTAAAAAGCGGTTCCAAAGTAACAGCATGAAGGGTTATCCTCTTGAGGATTTGTACGACACACTAGGAGAAATTAAG GTTATTGAAAGTGTTCTTGTTCCTACTGTTGATGAGGAACCTCTCATGGCACGCTTAATGGATGGGGAGCCAGACTATGAAAATGAAGAAGGCGTGAGTAATTTGTGGAGCACGTGGTTGACTGTTAAGGAGAAGCCTATCTTTTGGCAAGAACTCTATGAGTTAGATGTGGCTGCAAGGGAGTTTCCTCAGAAGAAAGACAAAAGGAAAGTGCATGAAGAAGCATCCTCCTCTAATACAAGTTTGGAGGACGTTTTGAAAGGGTTTGAAGAGAGGTTGATGACAAGTTTGAGTGAAGTGAATGGGAAGGTGGAAAAAATGAACAAGAGACTTGGGAAGATTGAACGTTGccaagttgttttaaaaaagagGTGTAAAAGGATGAAGGCAATGGAGAAGaagcttgagaagattgaagattgccaatattatttaaaaaagaagGCCAAGAAGGTGGAGAAAGAAATGAAGAAATGA